A region of Subtercola boreus DNA encodes the following proteins:
- a CDS encoding FAD-binding oxidoreductase has protein sequence MVPITSAAAAPAVLRATAPGIARGMERSYGDVALNAGGTLWDTRSMNRLVSFDTVTGILTVEPGVLLRDIQATFSRQGWMLAVTPGTEAVTVAGAIANDVHGKNHATMGTFADHVTSLTLVRTDGEIVECGPDGDGESRGWFEATCGGLGLTGLIVQASIRLKRVPGPWLLAEDIPYQSLSEFFELSDSSEASFEHVVSWIDITTGGGRRGIVSRANSIPSPHRDLPASATVLGAARGGITFPVVPPVSLVNSLTLPLLNRAYYRLKRAGAGAKVVHYKPFFYPLDAIGDWNRAYGPQGFYQYQCVLPRENGLEGVREILAIVARSSQGSFLGVLKTLGEREPIGMLSFARPGVNLTIDFPNLGQSTLSLLSSLDSVVAAHGGRLYLAKDARMPVSLFEAGYPRIEEFVTYRDPGISSEMSRRLLGS, from the coding sequence GTGGTTCCCATCACGTCGGCGGCCGCGGCACCGGCCGTGCTCCGAGCCACGGCTCCCGGCATCGCCCGCGGTATGGAACGGAGCTACGGCGACGTCGCGCTGAACGCCGGCGGCACCCTGTGGGACACCAGGTCGATGAACCGTCTCGTGTCGTTCGACACCGTGACGGGCATCCTCACCGTCGAGCCCGGGGTGCTGCTCCGCGACATCCAGGCGACCTTCAGCAGGCAGGGCTGGATGCTCGCCGTCACGCCTGGCACGGAGGCGGTCACCGTGGCCGGAGCCATCGCGAACGATGTGCACGGCAAGAACCACGCCACGATGGGGACCTTCGCCGACCACGTGACCTCCCTCACGCTGGTGCGGACCGACGGGGAGATTGTGGAGTGCGGACCGGACGGTGACGGCGAGAGCCGCGGCTGGTTCGAAGCGACCTGCGGCGGGCTCGGGCTCACCGGCCTCATCGTGCAGGCGTCGATCCGCCTGAAGCGCGTCCCCGGGCCGTGGCTGCTCGCCGAAGACATCCCCTACCAGTCCCTCTCGGAGTTCTTCGAGCTGTCGGATTCGTCGGAAGCGTCGTTCGAGCACGTCGTCTCGTGGATCGACATCACCACCGGCGGTGGCCGGCGCGGGATCGTCTCCCGGGCGAACTCCATCCCGTCGCCCCACAGGGACCTGCCGGCGTCGGCGACAGTGCTGGGAGCCGCCCGGGGCGGCATCACGTTCCCGGTCGTGCCGCCCGTCTCGCTGGTGAACAGCCTCACGCTGCCGCTCCTGAACCGGGCGTACTACCGTCTCAAACGGGCAGGGGCCGGCGCGAAGGTGGTGCACTACAAACCGTTCTTCTATCCGCTCGACGCGATCGGTGACTGGAACCGTGCCTACGGCCCGCAGGGTTTCTACCAGTACCAGTGTGTTCTTCCGCGGGAGAACGGGCTGGAAGGTGTGCGGGAGATCCTGGCCATCGTCGCCCGGTCGTCGCAGGGATCTTTCCTCGGCGTCCTCAAGACCCTCGGGGAGCGCGAACCCATCGGCATGCTGAGTTTCGCCCGGCCCGGCGTCAACCTGACGATCGACTTCCCCAATCTGGGGCAGTCGACGCTCTCCCTGCTCTCCTCCCTCGACTCTGTCGTGGCCGCTCACGGCGGACGCCTCTATCTGGCCAAGGACGCCCGGATGCCCGTCTCTCTCTTCGAGGCGGGTTACCCCCGTATCGAAGAGTTCGTCACCTACCGCGATCCGGGCATCAGCTCGGAGATGTCGCGCCGCCTGTTAGGAAGCTGA
- a CDS encoding SDR family NAD(P)-dependent oxidoreductase, translated as MPGSPTLPGSPARPGPTWPTDIVIVGATSAIAENCARLWLEGGSSSALLIGRDSVGLERIATDFRVRFPSATISTSVTDLLDVPSIRDSVAGFAGAGAAGAPAGAGLTVLIAHGSMIDQAESQADLGKADSVLQVTGVSPSLWMEACADTMTEGTIAVLGSVAGDRGRKKNYIYGAAKGLVERMAEGLQHRLAGSPLHVVLVKPGPTATPMTAGLPQSGLAPVAAVAAEIVKGVNAARPVVYAPLKWQAIMTVVRLIPRPVFNRLDF; from the coding sequence ATGCCCGGTTCCCCCACCCTCCCCGGTTCCCCCGCACGGCCAGGTCCGACCTGGCCCACCGACATCGTCATCGTCGGTGCGACGTCGGCGATCGCGGAGAACTGCGCGCGCCTGTGGCTGGAGGGCGGGTCATCCAGCGCCCTGCTCATCGGACGCGACAGCGTCGGGCTCGAACGCATCGCCACCGACTTCCGGGTGCGTTTCCCCTCGGCGACCATCTCGACGTCGGTGACCGATCTTCTCGACGTGCCGTCGATCAGGGACTCGGTGGCCGGCTTCGCCGGGGCAGGCGCAGCGGGGGCTCCTGCCGGTGCCGGCCTCACGGTGCTGATCGCCCACGGTTCGATGATCGACCAGGCCGAGTCACAGGCCGACCTCGGCAAGGCCGACTCGGTCCTCCAGGTCACGGGGGTGTCCCCGTCGCTCTGGATGGAAGCGTGCGCCGACACGATGACGGAAGGGACGATCGCCGTCCTCGGCTCCGTGGCCGGCGACCGCGGGCGGAAGAAGAACTACATCTACGGGGCCGCCAAGGGTCTCGTCGAGCGCATGGCGGAAGGACTGCAGCACCGACTGGCCGGTTCGCCGCTGCACGTCGTGCTCGTCAAACCCGGGCCGACGGCCACCCCGATGACAGCCGGCCTGCCGCAGTCCGGGCTCGCACCCGTTGCAGCCGTCGCAGCCGAGATCGTGAAGGGTGTGAACGCGGCCCGCCCGGTCGTCTATGCGCCCCTGAAATGGCAGGCCATCATGACCGTCGTCCGACTCATCCCGCGACCCGTCTTCAATCGTCTCGACTTCTGA
- a CDS encoding glycosyltransferase has translation MTGRESTSRRVGEILVDAGLVSEAELQDALRKQAHEGGLLGRQLILSGAVTRREMFEALAVQWNAPLVDLIEHPPQAGLFAAEEPEQYIEAGWVPWRREGDAAIIATTVPPTEEVVDAARVLLGVQTITVRTTTDWDLNQAVEAACRTRLLFGASDALATESSDESAKAGLRRWQIVVPGILVALVVVGCLIDLTVTLVVVLTAANLIFLMNIGFKAVAGFRAPFNLRNKERWATEVSLERVRRGLRPLPSRIADSELPVYTILIPAYKEANIISKLLVNIGAIDYPKAKLEVMVLLEADDEETISAVRRMRPPEYVRMVIVPPGGPQTKPRACNYGLSFARGEFVVIYDAEDRPNPSQLRDTVAAFRQDEFERKYVDPGQKRLVCLQGALVYFNADYNVLTRLFSVEYAHWFDSMLPGLDQSHLPIPLGGTSNHFDTAVLRQLGAWDPYNVTEDADLGLRVAAHGYRVGVVEASTGEEACAEVGAWIRQRTRWIKGYIMTAAVNTRHPVRWFRVNGPLGALSLVALILGTPLAFLLYPLVLGFTVFTYLGVQFIGLDLPEWLIVAGTTNMLFSNGLMIIVSGLAAWKRYNWRVAMFALLNPAYWILHSIAAWRAAWQIVFSPHHWEKTPHGLTEDYEDSAFEGNAA, from the coding sequence ATGACAGGACGCGAGAGCACGTCCCGTCGTGTCGGCGAGATCCTGGTCGATGCCGGTCTGGTCTCCGAGGCCGAGTTGCAGGATGCCCTGCGGAAGCAGGCGCACGAAGGCGGTCTGCTCGGGCGGCAGCTGATCCTCTCGGGGGCGGTCACCCGCCGGGAGATGTTCGAGGCGCTCGCGGTGCAGTGGAACGCGCCGCTCGTCGACCTGATCGAGCATCCCCCTCAGGCCGGCCTCTTCGCGGCGGAGGAGCCCGAACAGTACATCGAGGCGGGCTGGGTGCCGTGGCGGCGGGAGGGCGACGCGGCCATCATCGCCACGACCGTTCCACCGACCGAGGAGGTCGTCGATGCCGCGCGGGTGCTGCTCGGCGTGCAGACCATCACGGTCCGGACCACGACGGACTGGGACCTGAACCAGGCCGTCGAGGCCGCCTGCCGCACCCGCCTGCTGTTCGGGGCATCGGATGCCCTGGCCACCGAGAGCTCGGACGAATCAGCCAAGGCGGGTCTCCGACGCTGGCAGATCGTGGTGCCCGGCATCCTCGTCGCCCTGGTGGTCGTGGGCTGCCTCATCGACCTGACCGTGACCCTTGTCGTGGTGCTCACGGCCGCCAACCTCATCTTCCTGATGAACATCGGCTTCAAGGCCGTGGCTGGTTTCCGGGCTCCGTTCAACCTGCGCAACAAGGAGCGGTGGGCCACCGAGGTGTCCCTCGAGCGGGTGCGCCGCGGGCTCCGGCCTCTCCCCTCCCGGATCGCCGACAGCGAGTTGCCGGTCTACACGATCCTGATTCCCGCCTACAAGGAGGCGAACATCATCAGCAAGCTGCTGGTGAACATCGGCGCCATCGACTACCCGAAGGCGAAGCTCGAGGTCATGGTGCTGCTCGAGGCCGACGACGAGGAGACCATCTCGGCCGTGCGGAGGATGCGCCCGCCCGAATATGTGCGGATGGTGATCGTGCCGCCCGGCGGCCCGCAGACCAAGCCGAGGGCCTGCAACTACGGTCTGTCGTTCGCTCGGGGCGAGTTCGTCGTCATCTACGACGCGGAGGACAGGCCGAACCCGTCGCAGCTCCGAGACACCGTCGCGGCGTTCCGGCAGGACGAATTCGAGCGGAAGTACGTCGATCCGGGTCAGAAGAGGCTGGTCTGCCTGCAGGGTGCGCTCGTGTACTTCAATGCCGACTACAACGTTCTCACGCGGCTGTTCTCGGTCGAGTACGCCCACTGGTTCGATTCGATGCTCCCGGGCCTCGACCAGTCGCACCTGCCGATTCCGCTCGGCGGTACTTCGAACCACTTCGACACGGCGGTGCTCCGCCAGCTCGGCGCGTGGGATCCGTACAACGTGACGGAGGATGCCGACCTGGGCCTCCGGGTCGCGGCCCACGGCTACCGCGTCGGTGTGGTCGAGGCATCCACCGGGGAGGAGGCCTGCGCGGAGGTGGGCGCGTGGATCCGCCAGCGCACCCGCTGGATCAAGGGCTACATCATGACCGCTGCGGTCAACACGAGGCATCCGGTGCGCTGGTTCAGGGTGAACGGACCGCTCGGCGCCCTCTCGCTGGTCGCGCTGATCCTCGGCACGCCCCTGGCCTTCCTGCTCTACCCGCTCGTGCTCGGGTTCACCGTCTTCACCTACCTCGGGGTGCAGTTCATCGGGCTGGACCTGCCGGAGTGGCTGATCGTGGCCGGCACGACCAACATGCTCTTCTCCAATGGGCTGATGATCATCGTGTCGGGGCTCGCTGCGTGGAAACGGTACAACTGGCGCGTCGCGATGTTCGCGCTGCTCAATCCCGCGTACTGGATCCTGCATTCGATCGCGGCCTGGCGGGCGGCGTGGCAGATTGTCTTCAGCCCGCACCACTGGGAGAAGACCCCGCACGGGCTCACCGAAGACTACGAGGACTCAGCCTTCGAGGGGAACGCGGCCTGA